The Labrus mixtus chromosome 14, fLabMix1.1, whole genome shotgun sequence nucleotide sequence TGTTGACCAATTTTCAATTCAGCTCTATGAAAGGATTCAGTCAAAGAGAAATGCTGTAAAGCAGCGAACCAGAGTCAGTGCTCCAGGAAAGAGACAAGTAGGAACACCGTTCCTTTTAATCCATGGTTTCGACCTTTCCTAAGAGGGCTACTGGCTGAGCTCCTTGAGGCTGCGCAGTGAGCTGGCACAGCTAGCGATGAGGCTGCAGAGCTGGATGCTCGCCTCCAGGGAGGCTGAACTCTGTAACTGGTTAGTGGCCCAGCGAAGTTTGGTTAGAACAGCTTCCTCTGCGTCTTGTAGCACAGGTTGGATGGCAGCACTCTGTGGAATAACTGGAGGGCGAGCAGGTGCCAGGGATGTGGTGGCGGCAGGAGGCGAGGGAAGAGGGACAGCAGCGGGAGGCAGGATAgctcttcctcctgcagcagcccCTTCACAGTGCTCTGGTCTGGGAACTGACACACTTgcctgactgctgctgctgctgctgctgctggggccTCCATCGACAACAGGAGCCTGGGACGGTGTGGGCGACTGGGCTGCAAGTTGTCTTTCTCTCACCTGAGACAATGCTGCTTGTGCATTGAGAGCTGAGAGGGtcagagagaagggaaacatAGGAGACAGAATACAAGTAACTTTAAGCACATATTGGCTGTAATAAAGAAGGATCTGAGACATAAACTAGATGAGGATGTAACAGAAGACACTAAATGAAACCTGTTTTCTCATTAATTGTAACattaagtgagtgtgtgtcttgtgtttacCAGGGTTGTCCTTGTCAACATCTGAATCAAGTTCCTGACATGAGACACAGTAGTTTTTCTGCTGTTTATCCTGAAGAAGAATCGtctgcaaagaaaacacatcagcacacacattaaactaCCACACCGATGTTTTCCTCAATATTAAAAGGTGCTTCCAGCATCACAAAGAATAAGCGATAGACTGCACTCACCCCACACACATCACAGCAGTCTCCCAGCATCTTGTATCCTTTGAGCAGGTAGCCTCCCATCAGCTTACTGATTTTGTCTTGACGCTCTCTGCGAGCCTGGATCACCTTCATCTCTGCCTCTGTTGGAGGCTCCCACTCATAGTCCTCATCATCTGGGGTCAGTGACAAAACGCTTGTTTAATAATACAGTAtatgaacaacacaaacacagccctgCACGATTATCACCAGAAGCCTGTTGCTGTGACGTTTCTTATAAACTCAGCAATGCTACATCGTGTATAAAAGTCGTCTCTTTGTAAACAGTATGCCGTGTAATAATCCACAGTAAGATGCCTGCACTTTAGGGACAATGTGTTAAATCGTTTCGTCAACGTATTGTTGTTTTAGAGCATGCACAGAAATTGCCGCACTGCTCTTCTATAAAACAAGCTAAGCTAGCAAATCAACCGGGCTAGCGTCAGCTAACGATATTCatgtaaaatgtgaaaacaaaacatcgCAATGAGAACTAAACAAACCACGAGAACGATTTTCTATTTGTTCCGACAAATAGTTCTTGGTTCACCGTAAAGGTCTATCGTAAACATGTCACAGTTAGCTTGTTAATAAACTTAGAAGTTGACAAACCTCTATTCAGAGCCATGTTGCTTCAGTGCTAAACGTTGTGCGTAATGACGTCGGAGTCGTCAAATGTCgtcatcttttcttcttctgtgaagttTCATGGTAGTTGACATCCACCTACTTGCGATACTGCCTCTCTTATTCATGTGTCGGTATTTTCTATTGCAAAGCTGTCATATTTTCCATAATTAGGAAAGTGGCGCTTGAAAAACCAAGTGGTCATTTTCTCTCAATTTGATTATATTCTCTTTTCCCACTGATCTTCACTAGCCTTATTTGTGTAAGCATCACTATTTATGTACACCTGCATAATGCTCTGCTCTGCACACTGTATTCTTTCTATGGAATTATATTGCTGCCACTCTGTAATATAAAAATAAGGATCAGTTTACAACATAACTTGATACGTTTATTGTAATTACAAAATATGTTCTCGCTGTAATGTGATAAGAGACatgcacaaaaattccaatgtacccgTACTGTCATGTA carries:
- the znrd2 gene encoding protein ZNRD2 → MALNRDDEDYEWEPPTEAEMKVIQARRERQDKISKLMGGYLLKGYKMLGDCCDVCGTILLQDKQQKNYCVSCQELDSDVDKDNPALNAQAALSQVRERQLAAQSPTPSQAPVVDGGPSSSSSSSSQASVSVPRPEHCEGAAAGGRAILPPAAVPLPSPPAATTSLAPARPPVIPQSAAIQPVLQDAEEAVLTKLRWATNQLQSSASLEASIQLCSLIASCASSLRSLKELSQ